From Nitrospirota bacterium, the proteins below share one genomic window:
- the rsmA gene encoding 16S rRNA (adenine(1518)-N(6)/adenine(1519)-N(6))-dimethyltransferase RsmA: MTLPLPPALKRLGQHFLVDQNIARKIVSLAAPRADETVLEIGPGRGILTHLLCEAAGRVIAVELDPKLHAYLAEAFRGRANLDLRLRDALEFPYESLPLRTVVVANLPYYVSTPLLFRLLDARDRIARMTLMLQAEVADRLVAQPGTKDYGVLSVLASYAADVRPAFHVSAECFRPRPDVASAVVGFAIRPTGRLGKEEEAGFRRIVKAAFAHRRKTLSNSLRDEGIPQELIVHALKQCGIDPSRRAETLSLDEYVALARAFRSRECGMRNAE; this comes from the coding sequence ATGACGCTTCCTCTCCCACCGGCCCTCAAACGTCTGGGCCAGCATTTCCTGGTCGATCAGAACATCGCCCGCAAAATCGTCTCGCTTGCCGCCCCGCGGGCCGACGAGACCGTGCTGGAGATCGGACCGGGGCGGGGGATTCTGACGCACCTGCTCTGCGAAGCGGCCGGGCGGGTGATCGCCGTCGAGCTCGACCCGAAACTGCACGCGTATCTGGCGGAGGCATTTCGCGGACGCGCCAATCTCGATCTGCGCCTGAGGGACGCGTTGGAGTTTCCGTATGAGTCGCTGCCGCTTCGAACGGTCGTCGTGGCGAATCTGCCCTATTACGTTTCGACCCCGTTGCTGTTCCGGCTCCTCGATGCCCGCGACCGGATCGCCCGCATGACGCTGATGCTGCAGGCCGAGGTGGCCGATCGGCTGGTCGCCCAACCGGGCACCAAGGATTACGGGGTCCTGTCCGTGCTGGCCAGCTACGCCGCCGACGTGCGCCCGGCCTTTCACGTGTCGGCCGAGTGTTTTCGCCCGCGTCCGGACGTCGCCTCCGCCGTGGTCGGTTTCGCGATAAGGCCCACCGGCCGACTAGGAAAGGAAGAGGAGGCTGGCTTCAGGCGGATCGTCAAGGCCGCCTTCGCCCATCGGCGCAAGACGCTGTCCAACTCGCTCCGGGACGAAGGGATTCCGCAGGAACTGATCGTTCATGCGCTGAAGCAGTGCGGCATCGACCCCTCCCGTCGCGCGGAGACCCTCTCACTCGATGAGTACGTGGCGCTCGCCAGAGCATTCCGCTCGAGGGAATGCGGAATGCGGAATGCGGAATAA
- the pdxA gene encoding 4-hydroxythreonine-4-phosphate dehydrogenase PdxA — MGKSRARDADRRPLLGITMGDPAGIGPEVVAKALASRELYRLCRPLVIGSLPVMARTIRWLKLPLNTVTVAGHEQPIGRPGQVAVSDPLKKPLGRYRMGEASVETGVAAVAFIKKAVALAEVGCIDGIVTAPINKEAINLAGCHYPGHTELLADLTRSQEAGMMIVGGPLRIMFVTTHVAVRDLSAALTPARIEKAIRLADKGLREYFGVRKPKIGVAALNPHAGESGLFGDEEVRSIGPAVRRARKAGIQASDPLPADTLFGKAVRGDYDGVVAMYHDQGLIPLKLVAFGKCVNVTVGLPIIRTSVDHGTAYDIAGKGVADPGSLLEAVKLAAKLASQRTANSRQRTAEKPHRE; from the coding sequence ATGGGGAAGAGTCGGGCAAGAGATGCGGACAGGCGCCCGCTGCTGGGAATCACCATGGGCGATCCGGCGGGGATCGGGCCGGAGGTGGTGGCGAAGGCGCTGGCCAGCCGTGAACTGTACCGTCTGTGTAGGCCCCTCGTGATCGGTTCATTGCCCGTCATGGCGCGGACGATCCGGTGGCTGAAGCTGCCGTTGAACACGGTCACGGTTGCAGGGCATGAGCAGCCGATCGGTCGTCCCGGTCAGGTCGCGGTATCGGATCCGTTGAAGAAACCGCTCGGCCGATACCGGATGGGCGAGGCGAGCGTCGAGACGGGCGTCGCGGCCGTGGCGTTCATCAAGAAAGCGGTCGCGTTGGCCGAAGTCGGGTGTATCGACGGCATCGTGACGGCGCCGATCAATAAAGAGGCGATCAACCTGGCCGGCTGCCATTATCCCGGACACACCGAACTGCTGGCCGATCTCACCCGCAGTCAGGAAGCGGGCATGATGATCGTCGGCGGGCCGCTCAGGATCATGTTCGTCACGACGCATGTGGCCGTCCGCGACCTCTCCGCCGCGCTCACGCCGGCACGCATCGAGAAGGCGATCCGTCTCGCCGACAAGGGCTTGCGGGAGTATTTCGGCGTCCGCAAGCCCAAGATCGGCGTCGCGGCGTTGAATCCCCATGCCGGCGAAAGCGGCTTGTTCGGCGATGAAGAGGTGCGCAGCATCGGACCGGCGGTGCGGCGGGCTCGGAAGGCCGGCATTCAGGCCAGCGATCCGTTGCCGGCGGATACGTTGTTCGGGAAGGCGGTCCGCGGAGACTATGACGGCGTTGTGGCCATGTACCACGATCAAGGGCTGATCCCGCTGAAGCTGGTGGCGTTCGGGAAATGTGTGAATGTCACGGTAGGGCTCCCGATCATCCGCACGTCCGTGGATCACGGGACAGCGTACGACATTGCGGGGAAGGGGGTCGCGGACCCTGGGAGCCTGCTCGAAGCGGTCAAGCTCGCTGCCAAGCTGGCATCTCAGCGAACAGCGAATAGCAGGCAGCGAACAGCAGAAAAGCCACACAGAGAGTGA
- a CDS encoding sodium:calcium antiporter: MTVLAYVALFVLSVVITLGGCALFTNGIEWLGKRMKVSEGAVGSIFAAVGTTLPETSIPIIAIFFGSGQERTEVGLGAILGAPFMLSTLVLPILAGLLLLYAGLGKRTASFKLDYREVRVDLQFFLLGYGVAVVCAYVPSRALHYAAALLLVGMYLYYMKIKFTAPAEDEGGADIEPLLFARQAAKPAYTVIALQGLAGLAGLVIGAHLFVTAAKSIAAELSVSPLLLALLIAPLATELPEMSNSFLWLYRKKDRLAVGNVTGAMVFQGTFPVSVGLIGTEWALAPSALITMLLAVAAVGLSLGQLLWGGHWRPWLLGGSALLYIGYTVYLYGS, encoded by the coding sequence TTGACCGTTCTGGCCTATGTCGCGCTGTTCGTGCTCTCGGTCGTCATCACATTAGGCGGCTGCGCGCTCTTTACCAACGGGATCGAATGGCTCGGTAAGCGCATGAAAGTCTCGGAAGGCGCGGTGGGGAGCATTTTCGCCGCCGTCGGGACCACGTTGCCCGAGACGTCGATCCCGATCATCGCCATCTTCTTCGGGAGCGGCCAGGAGCGGACCGAAGTCGGCCTCGGCGCGATCCTCGGCGCCCCGTTCATGCTGAGCACATTGGTGCTGCCCATCCTGGCCGGCCTGCTGCTCCTCTACGCCGGGCTCGGGAAGCGGACGGCGTCCTTCAAGCTGGATTATCGGGAGGTGCGGGTCGATCTCCAATTCTTCCTCCTCGGCTATGGGGTGGCCGTCGTCTGCGCCTACGTGCCGTCCCGGGCGCTGCATTACGCGGCGGCGCTGCTGTTGGTGGGGATGTACCTCTATTATATGAAGATCAAGTTTACGGCTCCGGCGGAAGACGAGGGGGGAGCCGATATCGAACCGTTGCTCTTTGCGAGACAGGCCGCGAAGCCCGCGTATACCGTGATTGCGCTGCAAGGACTGGCGGGGCTTGCCGGGCTGGTTATCGGCGCGCACCTGTTCGTGACCGCGGCTAAGTCCATCGCCGCCGAATTGAGCGTCTCGCCGTTGCTGTTGGCGCTGCTGATTGCGCCGCTGGCCACCGAGCTGCCGGAGATGTCCAATAGTTTTCTCTGGCTGTATCGGAAGAAAGACCGGCTTGCCGTCGGCAACGTTACCGGGGCGATGGTGTTTCAAGGGACCTTTCCGGTGTCGGTCGGACTGATCGGCACGGAATGGGCGCTGGCGCCGTCGGCGCTCATCACCATGTTGCTGGCGGTGGCGGCGGTCGGGCTCAGCTTGGGGCAACTGCTGTGGGGCGGCCATTGGCGGCCCTGGTTGTTAGGCGGCAGCGCGCTGCTGTATATCGGATATACGGTGTATCTGTACGGATCGTGA